A segment of the Deferribacterota bacterium genome:
TCATATAGATTATAATAAAAAAGCAATAAAATTTCTTAAATATTTGAAGGATAAATATAAAAAAAATATCTTAGCTGAAAATTATGATAACAAAATTGATAATTTAAATAAATTTGTGAGGAATAATATAGATATATGTCTTGATATTGGCCATATTCTTCATTTGCACCCAATGTTTATAAAAAAGTTTCTCAATAAAAATAAAAACGCAATAAAATATCTACATTTACACGGAAGTACCGGCGGTAAAGATCATAAGTCAATAAAGATGCTAAGAGAAGATCTTTTATTATTTATATTAAATTGTTCTATTGCCAACAATATAACTTTATGTGTTGAAGTTTTCAGTTTTAATGACTTTATTGAGTCAATTTATACTATTAATAGGTTAGTAAAATGCTAAAATTAATCTTAGGTGGTATAAAAAGTGGTAAATCGGCTTTTGCCCTTAAATTGTGCAACAATTATAAAAGAAAACTATATATAGCTACATTAGAAGGGAATGACTCAGAGACAAAACAAAAAATAAGTAAACATAGAAAAGAAAGAGGCAGCGATTGGGATCTAACCGAAGAGCCAATTGATATAACTAATGTTATCAAGCTAAAACATAATAAATATGAGATTATCCTTTTAGAATGTTTAAATACTTGGATAAA
Coding sequences within it:
- a CDS encoding bifunctional adenosylcobinamide kinase/adenosylcobinamide-phosphate guanylyltransferase, coding for MLKLILGGIKSGKSAFALKLCNNYKRKLYIATLEGNDSETKQKISKHRKERGSDWDLTEEPIDITNVIKLKHNKYEIILLECLNTWINNLLYYNLDANLYINNLIKFLNESKENLNLIIVSNEVGSSVIPENKTARDFINILGIANQKLAAAADNVSILFSGIPLKLK